A window from Solea senegalensis isolate Sse05_10M linkage group LG15, IFAPA_SoseM_1, whole genome shotgun sequence encodes these proteins:
- the prdx3 gene encoding thioredoxin-dependent peroxide reductase, mitochondrial translates to MAATIGRLLRTSVAAGGLKLTATCQHGVSGAARVLAAPALQRACLSTSTCRWTPAVTQPAPDFKATAVFNGEFKEMSLADFKGKYLVLLFYPLDFTFVCPTEIISFSDKANEFHDVNCEVLGVSVDSHFSHLAWINTPRKAGGLGNIHIPLLSDLTKQVSRDYGVLLEGPGIALRGLFIIDPVGVVRHMSVNDLPVGRSVEETLRLVKAFQFVETHGEVCPASWTPKSPTIKPTPQGSKEYFEKVN, encoded by the exons GTTGCAGCGGGAGGGCTGAAGCTCACAGCAACATGTCAACATGGAGTCTCTGGCGCTGCGAGAGTCCTCGCTGCTCCTGCACTTCAGAGAGCCTGTCTCTCTACAA GCACTTGCAGATGGACCCCTGCTGTCACTCAGCCTGCTCCTGATTTTAAGGCCACAGCTGTTTTCAACGGGGAGTTTAAGGAAATGAGCCTCGCTGATTTCAAGGGCAAATACCTGGTCCTTTTATTCTACCCACTGGATTT CACCTTTGTGTGCCCAACAGAGATCATCTCATTCAGTGACAAGGCCAACGAGTTTCATGACGTCAACTGTGAGGTGCTGGGTGTATCTGTGGACTCGCACTTCTCCCACCTGGCATGGATCAACACTCCACGCAAG gctggaggtttgggaaacatccACATCCCCCTGCTGTCAGATCTCACTAAGCAGGTTTCTAGAGACTATGGTGTTCTGCTGGAGGGTCCAGGCATCGCCCTCAG GGGCCTTTTCATCATTGATCCAGTTGGAGTGGTGAGACACATGAGCGTGAATGACCTGCCTGTGGGCCGCAGTGTGGAAGAAACCCTTCGTCTGGTGAAGGCGTTCCAGTTCGTGGAGACTCACGGTGAAGTGTGTCCGGCCAGCTGGACCCCCAAGTCTCCAACA ATCAAACCAACGCCGCAAGGATCCAAGGAGTACTTTGAAAAAGTCAACTGa